One segment of Candidatus Sericytochromatia bacterium DNA contains the following:
- a CDS encoding SpoIIE family protein phosphatase translates to MTIVHKTLAAVVATIVVLVALLSFFWRDTLLDSYASFERVEMTRQVERAFNALREDTQVPSLRLNDWAAWDSTWRFVAGEEPGYIVNNFPEPITMAEMGFHYTVFLRTDASIKHALAIDTQDGKHWRPLPSWLGEHLKPGSPLLAHRDHHSKLAALIQTPTGVAQVGSHPITRGDYTGDIRGTMIFATELQPTEVQRLAELIHVPFEALPLHTTALSEPQKVALATLERGKEGQVELAAIDEQTLVGHALMRDVYGKPAVLIAVRAPRTLYAQGRDTVRQSLTLLAISGTVFALLNIFLLRGIVLQRLARLSEQVAAIGSVGSLAARVDATGGDEIATVASKVNGMLSQLERSQAAILELEAWRKGEQRYTELMDAAPALVLIVTEGQLLYANPYATRVLGLPADASWKGRAFSSLLATEESRGLAEREFQRLAAAELEVARMELKGLGAQGEVLDLEVAANRMVFADRPCLQVIAQDVTEANRVQDQLTRMGQEMEIATRIQTALVPTDMPIERFDIAMSLQTAAEVGGDLIDYIPQPDGRFWLAIGDVTGHGLTPGLVMMMAQSLITGYVLDAPLASPAERLVRINQALYQNVRNRMRNDNYMTLQLIHHQGDGHFVAAGMHCDILVWRAASGSVERIEVPGFWTGLMPDIAEMTHDTSFFLGPSDVMLLYSDGLIEASNAQQEQFDMARLEEALARRAHLPVGEIQAAILADVQAWLHEQLDDISVIVLRRHAEVPAHPEAVRVILT, encoded by the coding sequence ATGACGATCGTCCATAAAACGCTCGCTGCCGTGGTCGCCACCATCGTGGTGCTGGTGGCCTTGCTGTCGTTTTTCTGGCGCGACACCCTGCTCGATTCCTATGCCTCCTTCGAACGCGTGGAAATGACCCGGCAGGTGGAACGGGCCTTCAATGCGCTCCGGGAAGACACCCAGGTACCCTCCTTGCGTCTGAATGACTGGGCTGCCTGGGATTCGACCTGGCGCTTCGTGGCCGGCGAAGAGCCGGGTTACATCGTCAACAACTTTCCCGAGCCCATCACCATGGCCGAGATGGGATTTCACTACACCGTGTTTCTCAGGACAGATGCTTCCATCAAGCACGCCCTCGCCATCGACACCCAAGACGGCAAGCACTGGCGTCCTCTGCCCAGCTGGCTGGGCGAGCATTTGAAGCCAGGCTCGCCCTTGCTGGCGCACCGCGATCATCACTCCAAGCTGGCCGCGCTGATCCAGACGCCGACGGGCGTGGCTCAGGTTGGCTCGCATCCCATCACGCGGGGCGACTACACGGGAGACATCCGGGGCACGATGATCTTTGCCACGGAACTGCAGCCCACGGAGGTCCAGCGGCTGGCTGAGCTGATTCACGTGCCCTTCGAAGCGCTGCCGTTGCACACGACGGCGCTCAGCGAGCCGCAGAAGGTCGCCCTGGCGACGCTGGAGCGAGGGAAGGAGGGCCAGGTCGAGTTGGCGGCCATTGATGAACAGACGCTGGTGGGACATGCCTTGATGCGGGATGTCTACGGGAAGCCTGCCGTGCTGATCGCCGTGCGGGCTCCTCGCACGCTCTATGCACAAGGCCGCGACACCGTGCGCCAGAGCCTGACTTTGCTGGCCATCAGTGGCACCGTGTTCGCCCTGCTCAATATTTTTCTGTTGCGCGGCATTGTGTTGCAGCGCCTGGCCAGGTTGTCCGAGCAAGTTGCGGCGATCGGCTCCGTCGGTAGTTTGGCCGCCCGGGTGGATGCGACAGGGGGCGATGAAATCGCCACCGTCGCCAGCAAGGTCAACGGCATGCTCAGCCAACTCGAACGCTCCCAGGCCGCCATTCTGGAGCTTGAAGCCTGGCGCAAGGGTGAGCAGCGCTACACCGAACTCATGGACGCAGCGCCTGCCCTGGTGCTGATCGTGACGGAGGGACAGCTCCTTTATGCGAACCCCTACGCCACCCGGGTGTTGGGATTGCCGGCCGATGCATCTTGGAAAGGGCGGGCCTTCTCCTCGTTGCTCGCGACGGAGGAATCAAGGGGACTGGCGGAGCGGGAATTCCAACGGCTGGCCGCCGCGGAGCTCGAGGTGGCGCGGATGGAGCTCAAGGGCCTGGGAGCTCAGGGGGAGGTCCTCGATCTGGAGGTGGCGGCCAACCGGATGGTGTTCGCAGACCGTCCCTGTCTCCAGGTCATCGCCCAGGACGTGACGGAGGCCAATCGGGTCCAGGACCAGCTGACGCGCATGGGGCAGGAGATGGAAATTGCCACGCGCATTCAAACCGCCCTGGTGCCCACGGACATGCCAATCGAACGGTTTGATATCGCCATGTCCCTTCAAACCGCAGCCGAGGTCGGTGGCGACCTGATCGATTACATCCCGCAACCCGATGGGCGCTTCTGGCTCGCCATTGGGGACGTCACCGGTCACGGCCTGACACCGGGACTGGTCATGATGATGGCACAGAGTCTGATTACCGGTTACGTTCTCGATGCGCCGCTGGCGAGTCCGGCGGAGCGGCTCGTGCGGATCAACCAGGCCCTGTACCAGAACGTGCGCAACCGCATGCGAAATGACAACTACATGACGCTTCAGTTGATTCATCACCAGGGCGACGGCCATTTCGTGGCAGCCGGCATGCATTGTGACATTCTGGTGTGGCGGGCGGCATCCGGGTCGGTGGAACGCATCGAGGTGCCAGGCTTCTGGACGGGGTTGATGCCGGACATTGCGGAGATGACCCACGACACTTCCTTTTTCCTCGGCCCCTCGGATGTGATGCTGCTCTACTCGGACGGGCTGATCGAGGCCAGCAATGCCCAGCAGGAGCAGTTTGATATGGCACGTCTTGAAGAGGCTCTGGCGCGTCGGGCCCATCTGCCGGTCGGCGAGATCCAGGCGGCGATTCTGGCGGACGTGCAGGCATGGTTGCACGAGCAACTAGATGACATCTCGGTGATCGTGTTGCGGCGCCACGCGGAGGTTCCGGCGCACCCGGAGGCCGTTCGGGTGATCTTGACCTGA